The segment ATGAACAAAGATTACTAGTGTTGTGTGACAGCATATCTATACCTTTGTTGTTTTATGTTTACAATTAACAGAAACATATTGCTTATGATGATTTGTAAACTATAAATCATCACTTCCGTAACTTGTTCTTCTACCGAAAACGATATTGTCTTATCACGAACTTATTTTGTGGAAACAaggattttttagaaaatagcaTATCTCAAGATCTCAAGTGGGGGCTGGTTGACCCTCTTAAAAGAATCAAATTATTCCACATCTCGCTTTCCACCGTCCGATTAGAAATCACTGATTCAAAGATTAATCAGTACTTATCAGTTGCTTGCCACCttaattaattaacaatcaTAAGTTCTCCTCCTGGGTAGACAGGTAAAAAATATCACTAGTCGTAGTCGGCTACATTCAATTTATACTATAATAACGATTAGGGAAatgctaaaaaaaaaacgaaaagtgttttcaaaatttcaaaattatgtttttatgtcTACAACTCGGATTTCCAATATGCTTTcatcttaattaattttaaatatttctagCACAATACATAAACATAATCACATCTATTCAAATATCAAtgatttaaaagaaataattcACGATATCGTatgaacaaaaccaaaacattaaaaaatcaTGTTGATATTTGTATGATCAGTAGATAAATTTACCAAACTTACCAAAACTAACGCTGTAACGCACCAACTATAACTCTAAAAAGAGAATTCACAAATCGAGCAAACATATGTAATAATCCTCTAACTTTAGGTGGTTGAAGACGTTACAAACgtaagttttaataaaaatattttataagtgtAATCAGTCTCGGATAGTTTCCACTTCAGTTTCTTATTGCAATATATCTTACATATAAATTAAATCATTCATAgccaaaattaactaaaataccGAAACTGACACATTGGCGATCGATTGCAAAAATTGAGATCAACATGCCGAATAAGCGGATGTAACAGCTTACCAGCCATGGACGGTTAGAAGCGTTACAAATTCAATGATTTTCTACCGGAATGTTTTACAAGTGTTACATCATCAGCCTTTTCGGATAGTTTCCACATAAGTTTCTCATTGTGATGAATCTTACGTATAAATTAAAACATTCATAGCCAAAAGTAATTAACATAGATAATATACTTCTCCTTCCATTTagctttattttatatttcatacgTTAATTTGTAAATTTCTATGCAAATTTTGGTGACatttaaataaactttttatcaAATCCTTCTGTAAGAGTATGAAAAGGGTAGACAATTAAGAAAACTATGTAAAGGGAAAGATTAATAAAACTGAAAGAAGGGAAAGTCTCTTTATAAACCGAGGTTTTGAGTTGTCCGACGCTTCCCATAGATTTCATGGTCCCCTTCCTCCACTGCCACCACTCATTTCTCTCGCACCATCCTTTGTATTATATACACTAATCATACATTTTTaatcatatcattatattttatataaactaaTTACTGAGCATGTTTTAGTCTTCATGCGGATGGGGTTCATCCAGTGAAGCTCCTCTCGATGAGGTTTTTTCTCTTGGAAATTTGTCACACTGGTTTGTAAAGCGCCATCTTTAAGACTTGATCATTGGTTCTCTAGCAACAACTGTTATTAGGCTACTACTTAGGTAAAGAGCCAATTTTTAAGCCATATTTCCTGAAAGTTAGATTTTAAACAGTTCgtaagtaaaataaataaagaaatacaTAATCTTAGTTTACTTTTTCACATTTAAAAATGTGCTGATTGAGTCGTAGAAACTGACTTTAACTTTAATACTAATTTACAACATTTAAATCACcaataatgatttattttgttttttaaagttacagtaaaaaataaaaaaaatgactgtaaaaactttattttttaaagtttcatctttttgcTGTAGAAAATATATTGATGTATCAATcaattttaaagctacatcaTTTACAGCTAAATCAAAAAGTCCTACGTTCTAAAATCTACAGtgaagtttctaagttatagtTCAATCCCCGTATACTCTTAGCTTAcaagatgtattaaatttatGTATTCTCCCTTTTgcatttattatatatacaatttgCACACCAACTAATTTATTAGATAAACATTCCTTTTGATATATCCGCCGTTAAATGGGTCCGAAATGCCACtttcaaaatttatgatttattctATAAATCAATTACGATTTCATTAAAATAGTTCCCAACGAATCTATCGTCGTACTACTACATAATCAATCTCGATCAACTAAGTCACTAGTGCGGCAtctctttttattaatttttacaatACAATCTAAGGTATTGACTATTTTAATATACCAAGCAAGGTTTACTCGGTTAATATATCTAATTGTTGTGCTAGAACATAGTCTTATGCCGAAGAAGCTATTTGTTAAGGGAAAAAAATAAATGGTTGAGATAAGTTTTTCTAGACTGATGATGGCTTGCAAACATCACAGAGACCTATGTCCTAAAAAGAATTTTGAGTATGTGCATGAAACTAAAAGGATACATACAAAGAATCTCATCATTCCTATTTATTCTTTTTTGGCAAATGTTGCAAACTGTATAAAAAGGAGTTATCAacgaaaaataaaatgaattgggtgaataaaaaatataatattaagtatAAATCGTTTTCCTTATTTCTATATTCTTGGAGAAAAACCCACAAAATCAGTAGCTCGAGGGAGGAAAAGAGGGAAGAAGCACCATCAAAGGTGAACACCAAACccattgtaaaatatataaaattattgaaaccCCACTCAGACCCCTAAACATTCAATGGCTCCTTCCTTTTATTAATCTTTAGCAAAGAAAGGGACCAAATATACGTTAGTGATTAGTATGTTTTAATGTTCATATCttaacatttagaccaaaaaTGTTTGAATGTTCATCGTTGGAATCTCAGTATAGAGACTTCACCATGAAATTTCAATGTCAAATGTAAAATACCTTTTGAAAAGACCTCAAGAATTTTACCACCAAAATAGACAGAAAGAATCTTCTTATGGCTCccttatccttttttttttttgagtcaGTTAGTTTAATATATAAGTACTTCCAGTGCATAAACTCGACAGATGCCAAACAAGCAGCCTTGTAGTCGATATAATTTGTAATATAGTATGCCATAATATTACTTAAAATCATCCAAGAATTGGTTAAATATCACAACCCgatatataaatcaaaaacGTTAGATACAAAAATGCCACACTTTTAAAGTTGCCTGACATCAAGAGTTTTGTAACTAAACCTAAATACTAAATGTTGAAGATGgaaactaaaaatgaaaactctGAAGTCCTATAATCATATATACATCCAAATACTAGGTATTTGGGctcaagattttttttgtttctaatcTTTCTCCATTATTTTCTTGTATGTTTATATCCAaccattataaattttattcagaGAAAGAATCAATTTCTCCAAAGACCAGAGAAAAGAGAACTGATGGAGCAGCTTCTACGCAGAGGAACAAACATATTACaattttcaatatatttctCAAGTGTAGGAAACAATAGACCCACAAAATTAGATAGATCTCATGAAAACAAATGTTGTCCAGTATGTCttactttcttgttttcttcaaAAACATTTCTTCTCCATACCCTTTTTCCtttcattttcaatttttcttctTCATGTATATTCCCCattttttaagagaaaaaaaaatcagacaaaATTACCAATCATCTTTCCTCCTCAGTAGGAAACATTCATCATTGTACCCAACAATCACTTTCATCCTTTAGAATCAAAAACTTCAGCTTCCTTCTTTCTTCTACCTTTCACTCTTCTTCCATCTACACATTTACATTTACactcatacatatatatatatatatacatacgacacgtatacatacatacatacatacatacattcACCTTCCACTCTATATAACCTTTTGATTCTCCCCTTTCCCTTTTCCCTCTCCTCCAATTTcctcacctctctctctcttaagtcttATAACATCTTTTCAATTAGATCATCGACCGACCAAAGAAGaaacaacttaaaaaaaatcagatctTTTTAACATGGATCCGTCCTCTGCAAGCTCAGTGAACGGATACTACTCGTTTCTAAACAGATCAATGGATGATCTCGAGAGGGTTTACCTCTCAAACAACTTCATGTCCGTACACTTTTTACAGAGAGCTCTCTGTCTCCTCCGCACCTCCCACTCGCATCTCACTCTCCTCGTTCAGAAACTTAACCTCCCTGTCGGCGACAAATGGCTCGATGAGTATATGGACGAAAGCTCCAAGCTTTGGGAAGCTTGCCTCGTCATCAAGTCCGCCGTTTCCTCCATCGAAAACTTCTCCTCCGCCGGTATTTCAATCGCCTCCACCCTCGACGGCCACTATCACCACCGTCGTCTCTCCCCTCAGCTTTCTCGTCAGGTGGGTACTCGTAAAAACTGAATCTTTACgatcaaaattcaaaatcttcAATTACTCTGTTTTTTTCAGTTACTCTGTTTTTAAAGTACTCTGTTTTTGTTGTGGTTTGAATGGTGGTTCAGGTGATAAGAGCGATCACAGGGTGTAGGAGAGAGGCGATTGGGATAGAGGCAGAGAACAGAGCGTTGATGGAGAATCGTGTTCAAAGGTTTCCGTTTTGGTCGGAGCAGGCGGCGGCGACGGTGATGGAGTCGTCGACGAAGTTACAGAACGGGTTCAGTGGTTTCCGCGGCGTACTGTACGCGACGAGGAACATGAGCTCGCTTCTACTCATGGTGTTGATGAACGGTCTCGTCTACTGTGTTCCCAGCGACGCAACGTTGTCGCAAACGCAAACGCAGACGCAGAATCAGGTCAGCGGCTTCGCTGGAGCGATGGGGAGGTTGCAGCAGAGGGTTGCGGCTGAGGTGGGGAGAACGGGGATGAGGAAGGGGATACTGATGCATGAGTATAGGAGGAGCAAGGCGGCGTTGGAAGAGCTTAAGGCGGAGCTTGAgcggagaggaggaggaggaggaggagggggaagcgaggaggaggaggagggagagagggagttgagagagagagtggaGAATCTgaaagggtattttggtaatttgagGAATGGGACAGAGAGTATAGTGTCGCAAATCGATGATTTCTTTGATGAAATTGTTGAAGGAAGAAAAAAGCTTTTGGATTTCTGCAGCCATAGATGAGAATATCAAAAGCTGACAATTTTTTCAGTTTCATAAAGatgaaagaaaaaatgaaaaaatttgGGTAGACTCTAGGCTTAGACGAATCATTCGGTAGGAGttgttgtaagttgtaacttctttttttttgttatgaaaaGAAAATGTTAATTCGTCAATCTGCTCTACTTTAGTATTTTGATGTTTATTTCTATAATTCTAGAAATGGAGTTTATTCTCTGAATCATATCTAAAGTAAATGTCTCCTTTTCAGTTTTGGTTCCAGCCCGTTGAAGATGTTTGTTGTTCAATCATATTTgaacacattaaaaaaaaaaaaaaaaacaaatgttagCTCTTTTTCAGAAACATATACTCAAATACGGAGCTCAAATATGTGTTTTGAATGGATATCAAAAGCCTTCAAGTCTATATACGGGTTCATAAGAAGATAACCGAATGGTGAGGGTTATCTGATGTTTTTATCATACAACGTCAAGACATTTTAAGCTGTAATATTATTAGACTTCTCATAGATTTATGGAATTCATATGGTATACTTTAGACTTATTGTATATTTCACTCATGAAACTCCATTAGAATCATTTCAAATGACTCGATATTCATAaagtatatgaaattttaacgtacacaaaatgtaaaaatattattaacatgGTTTACAAATACATATAAGATCTTACACTACCATATATTAAACACACAATTTAGAATCGTTAATTAGTAAATACCATATTGTGGTTAGATTTAATTATATGGCTGGATTACAACAGTCATGTCTCAAAAGTGATAGTTCAGTGAGTTATTTTTTATCATGCACCTTCACTAAGAGGACCATATATCATTGTCCTATCAcaacttaattaaaaacaatggGTTGAAAAAGAGGTAGTCAAAAGGGAGTGCTTGTTGTCTCTTTGAGATAGTTGGAGAAGAAAGGTGAACAAAGCCAATGATCAAAACTagaatttgatttgatttgattcacaTAGAGGAGGAAGTAGAGAGAGATTAATTTGAATGGTGATTTTGTGGTGTTAATCAATAATAATGATGAAAATGGATCCTTTCTAAAGCAGATTTGTCTTTTGATTCTTTGGCACTCTCATCTAAGTTTATATGCTTTGGGCACACCTTTGGTGGCTTTTGTGTCAATTAATTATGACTATTACCAATTTCACACCCTAAATCCTTCCCCACCCACTGTTTTAAGACACTCCATCTTTACTTCTTTAAGTTTCTAatacttattttaatatttgcttTACACACAATTCACTCATCTTTGCTTTCTCCTTTTTCTACACAAAAGAACATCTTTGACAAAATATTCATTATTTGTATCTATGAGTAAATCTCAACCCTTGAGAATCACTTGGTATATGTGTATCAATCAAGTACCAAAAGCGTCAATTCACTTGGTATTCCTTGGGTGTCCAGGATTAACAAAAAACAGTTGAACCCACTAGAAATATTATTGCAAACACCAATAATGTCAAACCTATTTTATTGAAATATCAAAAACGAGCCCAAAAACAATTCATTTAATATATGGCTACAAAATTGTTCAACCATCTCTATAAGCCATAATAATAATCATCCCAAAACCTAACTTCACTAAGTGCATACAACAATAGAATTCACATGATGTTTGTAAATCCGTTTTAGTCAAGAAAGCTTTCTGTTTTCAGTCTAGAAAACTTAtttactaaatataaaatgcAAATTTTCATCTGTAGGCTTACTAGCTGTAAGAACATCATCAAGATTATTGGCAACAATTAAGAAGAGATGCGTCTTTGGCcttcaaaatttttttattttgaaaaataatttggtTGCAAAAACCATTAATCTAATAAGTAGACAATATGGAAgacagaaatatatatatatatatattaatataatattatagatgAGGACATAAGTCACTATCCAAAACCAAAAACATGCAGAATCTAAATGCTTTTAGAGACTCTCACCAGAATTCCATGCTTTGCCTCCCAAGTAGGACACCAACTTTCTCAGCTGATTTACCAAATAAACATTACAATTTACCAAATGCAATGATAACAGCAAAACATATTCATAACAAAACTCTGTATTATTCCTTTTGTCacagtttcttttttctttcgaCCTCAGAATGTAATGATTTTCCCTTGGTAAAAAGCAATGATTGAGGTCAGAAGCAAGTTTTCCTCTGCTTACAGACATTATTTCTGTTCCCCAGCACATAAACATCCTGAAATTACAGCTAATTTTCCagaatttgtttgttttcttccattttctattattattattatttattaccaTATGAAAAGATCATAAAAGGATATACTAAACACACCTCCAATGACTATGTACACAAGCCTTGAAGAATTACAACCATAGCAAGACAGGGAAGTTTGTTTATTTCCCCCACAAATGTTGATCTAAGTTTAGATGTAAATAGATGACATTGTAAAATAGAGAAATGGGTGCGTGGATTTAGATTACCATGGCAACAAAAATGAGGGAGGTTTGTGCTATCACATTCTTTGCAGGCTGACTCACATGTCAAACGCAGGCATTGCAAACTGAGAAGCAAAAGCCTCGACTTGGTTCCTAAGATCTGCAATGTCCTTACAGTGATAGATGCTTTTGAGTGACTTCCCCTGCTCCCTCTGTGCAGCACTTGCTATCAGAGCAGCTCTATACAGAAACTCAGCCATTGTCTCAAAATCTGATTCTAGACAACCTCTCGAAGTCATAGCCGGACTACCTGAAACACAGATTACATGAAGCCCATGTCCAGAATCAGACAGGAAGAAAAGACACAATCCATAGTATTGAAGTTTCCTCAATCAGTTGATTTGCTTTACCTATTCTCACTCCTCCAGGGGAAATAACACCGTTTTCACTGAAAATGGCGACTTTGTTGACCGTGATATGGCACATCTCGCATACTTTCTCATACACTTTGCCTGAAAATCACAAGCTTAAGGATTTGAGTCGCCTTTGGACACATAACTAGACATACTTAAGTCACATAGAGCAGCTTATTCCAGTGTTAATAATAAGAGGAACTAATCAGATACCTGTCAAGCCCAAAGGAGTTAGATCCCAGAGCATCAAATGATTATCAGTGCCATTTGTGACCAACTTGCAATTTTTGCTTATCAAAGCAGATGCTAAAGCCTTGGCATTTTTCTTGACCTGTCGCATGTAAGCCTTGTACTCAGGTGAAGCAGCCTGCTTGAGGGCAATGGCTAGAGCAGCTATATGGTTATTGTGAGGACCTCCTTGCAGCGATGGGAAGACAGAAAAGTTTATTTTCTCCTCAAAATCATATTGGATATTGGTCTCACAGTGATTAAGATTTATGCTTTGCTTCTTGCCCTTCAAGCCTCTCCTGTAGAATATGATACCGCCCCTAGGTCCCCGGAGAGACTTGTGTGTCGTTGAGGTAACTATATCGCAATAATCAAATGGATTTGGACTTTCCTACAACATTTACAGAAACAAAaacattcatgaaaatgatcaATGTCCAAAGAAATCGCCAAGTGGTAACTAGACAAGCCACTAGACGGATTATTTGTAACATAGTGGATAACGAATTATTgatttattcatatatatatatatttacatttatgtaagatattttagtttttgaatttaactataaaattattttgatgaattataaaaattagataaacaaaacaaaaaaaaaactagacaaATTAATGGATTTGTACTAACATTATTGCTTAGTTTAATAgatttaaactaatttaaaatatagtttcagCGTAGGCGGattttaagaagattgataatgATACTTAAGCCTCAAGTTCAATGACTGATGGATGCCAAGGAGTGAGAATGAACATATACCTTGGCAGCAACAAGACCGCTAATCTGTGCCATGTCAAACATGAGAACAGCTCCACATTTGTCAGCAACATACCTAAACCTAGGAAAGTCCCAGTCTCTAGGATACGAACTCCCTCCACAGATAAGTATCTTAGGACGATAGTCAAGCGCCTTCTCCTCAAGCTTGTCGTAATCAATGTACCCTGTACGAGGATCCACCTTATAGGGAAAGCTCTCAAAGAATATAGACGCACCAGAGACTTTCTTCCCACCAGGCGTGTAGTACCCATGACTCATATGACCACCCGAAGGCGAATCCAACCCCATGATCCGCTCCCCTGGCAACAAAAGACCTGAGAAGACAGCGAAGTTGGCGGACGTGCAAGAGTACGGTTGCACGTTAACACCCCAATGCTCAGGATGTAGACCGAAAGCTTGCAGGGCACGTTCTTGGCAAAGGATCTCGATCTGATCGATGTACTGGTTGCCTGTGTAGTATCTAGCTCCAGGGATGCCTTCGGAGTACTTGTTAGTGAGATGGCTTCCCAAAGCTTCCATCACTGCTCTACAGACGAAATTCTCGGAGGCAATGAGCTCGATTCCTCGGAACTGTCTCTGCTTCTCCTTCTCCATGAAGTCGTGAATCTCGGGGTCT is part of the Brassica rapa cultivar Chiifu-401-42 chromosome A09, CAAS_Brap_v3.01, whole genome shotgun sequence genome and harbors:
- the LOC103869084 gene encoding serine hydroxymethyltransferase 6; the protein is MDRAAQSDLSLGFTSPHALPRIPIADDSITLQIDSSFRPPSSNPMPPVPLQLLEQRFDATGGSHRLHKDQDFDDDDDDQREEFILLGQPLKLKRSRGSTSSMRSPSPCKRFAADPETRRAAVKAWGDQSLSEADPEIHDFMEKEKQRQFRGIELIASENFVCRAVMEALGSHLTNKYSEGIPGARYYTGNQYIDQIEILCQERALQAFGLHPEHWGVNVQPYSCTSANFAVFSGLLLPGERIMGLDSPSGGHMSHGYYTPGGKKVSGASIFFESFPYKVDPRTGYIDYDKLEEKALDYRPKILICGGSSYPRDWDFPRFRYVADKCGAVLMFDMAQISGLVAAKESPNPFDYCDIVTSTTHKSLRGPRGGIIFYRRGLKGKKQSINLNHCETNIQYDFEEKINFSVFPSLQGGPHNNHIAALAIALKQAASPEYKAYMRQVKKNAKALASALISKNCKLVTNGTDNHLMLWDLTPLGLTGKVYEKVCEMCHITVNKVAIFSENGVISPGGVRIGSPAMTSRGCLESDFETMAEFLYRAALIASAAQREQGKSLKSIYHCKDIADLRNQVEAFASQFAMPAFDM
- the LOC103869083 gene encoding uncharacterized protein LOC103869083, translated to MDPSSASSVNGYYSFLNRSMDDLERVYLSNNFMSVHFLQRALCLLRTSHSHLTLLVQKLNLPVGDKWLDEYMDESSKLWEACLVIKSAVSSIENFSSAGISIASTLDGHYHHRRLSPQLSRQVIRAITGCRREAIGIEAENRALMENRVQRFPFWSEQAAATVMESSTKLQNGFSGFRGVLYATRNMSSLLLMVLMNGLVYCVPSDATLSQTQTQTQNQVSGFAGAMGRLQQRVAAEVGRTGMRKGILMHEYRRSKAALEELKAELERRGGGGGGGGSEEEEEGERELRERVENLKGYFGNLRNGTESIVSQIDDFFDEIVEGRKKLLDFCSHR